DNA sequence from the bacterium genome:
TTGAGCATAATCTTACTTCTTTTTCAGCTTGCCCGATAGACAGGCATCTATACCTTTCGCAGCAATCCTTGCAGTTCCCATGGCCTCGGTGACCGTCGCAGCACCTGTCACAACATCGCCTGCTGCAAAAACGCACGGTCTGGGTGTCATATAATTTTTTGAGTCAATGCGTATTATTGACCTGAGCGAAATATCAGTTATTTTAAGGTGTATGGAGAATTCAAGCGAAAAAGTTTGCGTAACGATAATTGAGCACGACGAGGAAATCCTAAAGAGTATAGCACAACCTATACGGTCGTGCGGATTTGACATAAGCGATAAGGAAGGGTGCGTAGTTATAGCGGGGTTAACTTTATCTGAGGACGAACTGCGCGAACTCGCGGGAAAGGAGGATTTTTTCGTTCTCATCGTCGGCGGTGACCCACACCGCGAATTCAGACGGATAATAGCATCATCGCCAAAAGCAATCCCGATACGACTTGAGGATACGGGTAATCTTTGTGATACGATACTTGCAGTTTACTTCCTGAGTCACATATCGCCAAAAGAACACCGTGAGGCCTTGCAAAAGGATAACGAAGCCATACAGGAAAGGCTGCGGGAAACGAGCGAAAAACTCAAGCGTCAATACCAAGCTTTGCACATGATAATCGAGCTCACCGACACGCTTCAGCGAGAAACTAAGCTTGACAGAATACTTCACATACTTCTTACCGCCATAACTGCTCGCGAAGGACTTCAGTTTAACAGAGCGTTTTTGCTGCTCATCGACGAGAAAGAGGGAACGCTTGTGGGGAAATACGCTATAGGACCGTCAACGCCTGAGGAGGCACAGCGAATATGGGCTAACCTGCCGACTCATCCACGCACGCTCTCGGAAACGCTGCGAGCATATTATGAGGTTTTCGAGAATGAGGACGCCAAAATAAACGAGACGATAAAGAAATTCAGAATTCCCCTCGATAGCAACCACTTCCTCCTGCGGGTGCTTAATGAGGGTTCTGCTGTGCTCGTTTCCCCCGATAACAAAGAACTCTGGGATGAGACAGCCGATATTAGGGAAACCCTGGGGTCGCCGTTTTTTGCCGTTGTACCGCTAAGGACACTCGAGAAACCTCAGGGTGTTATAATAGTTGATAACCTCGTTACCAAAAAGCCTATAACTGAATCTGACCTCGAACTCTTAAGAGCTGTTGCGAATCATGCGAGTTTTGCTATTGAAAGGTCGATGCTTACTGAGGAACTGCAGAAAAGCTATCAGGAGCTTGAGAAAGCATATGCCGAGCTCAGGGAGAATCAGGAGAAGCTGGTGCTTGCGGAAAAGCTTTCTGCTGTCGGGACTATAGCGGCGCAGATAGCCCACGAGATAAGAAACCCGATCGTTGCCATAGGTGGTTTCGCGAGGGCGATACTAAGAGATTATGACTTGGACGAGAACCTGAGGGAGAAACTTGAGATAATACTTGAGGAGACGCAAAAGATCGAGAGAACCATACAGGATGCGCTCGACTTCTCAAAATTCAGCGAGCCTGAAAAATCACTTTGCGAAATAGGCAAAACCATTCAGGATGTTATAATATTTTTCGAACCAGAAATCGCCGAGAAAAAGATAACCGTAACCTACGAGATAGCCGATGACATTCCTAAATTCGAATACGACGAACAGCTTATAAGACAGGTCTTGATAAACCTTTTCAGAAATTCCATATCGGTGCTCGGTGAGGGAGGAAAGATAGGGATAAAAGCCTATAAAGAGGGGGAATACTGCTGGATAGAGTTCAGCGATAATGGGCCAGGGATACCTGAGGGCGTTGGGGATAAGATATTCCAGCCTTTTTTCACGACTAAACCCACCGGGACGGGGCTTGGACTGTCCATATCGGCGCAAATAATCGAGGCTCATAAGGGCGAGATATGGTACAAGAACAATCCAGTCGGGGGCGTCACATTCTACATCAGGTTGCCGCTCAAAAGCGATGAGAAAAAGGGGGACAACAAATGATAAAGACCAGAAAAGGTCTTTTGGTTATTTTATCCTCACCATCCGGCGGTGGGAAAACATCGGTTTACAAAGGATTGCTCTCAAGGCACGAGGATTTTCTTTATTCGATTTCGGTTACCACGAGGCCAAAGCGCGCTGACGAGAAAGATGGCGTGGATTATTTTTTTGTGAGCGATGATGAGTTCGACACGATGATTGAGAAAAAGGAGTTCGTCGAATGGGCGTGGGTGCACGGATACAGGTACGGCACGCTTAAGAAGTTTGTGGATAAAGCGCTTGTCGAGGGCAGGGTTATGCTTTTCGATGTCGATGTTCAGGGCGCCGAATCCATAAGGAAAGCTTATCCTCAACATTCGGTGAGAATCTTTATCATACCACCCACCAAGGAAGAGCTTGAAAGAAGATTGAGAGCACGGGGAACTGACCCGGAAGAAACTATATTGGTCAGGCTTAAAAACGCCGATGAGGAGGTAAAACACGCTCCTTATTACGACTACATAGTGGTTAATGATGAACTTTCTCGCTGTATCGACGATGTCGAGAAAATAATATCAGCAGAACTTATGCGCCCGTTCAGAGTGCTGCCGGTAGGAAATTGGGAAATCAATGGTTGAAAGGAGAGCAAAATGGGAAGGATAGAAAGATTCCTTGATGAATTGAAGGACATGCGATTGGATGGGTTTCTTTTCACATTCAACATAGACATACGCTATCTTGTGGGGTTCAGCGGCTCTGCAGGAATGTTGTGGGTATCGCCTGAAAGACGCGTTTTTATGACCGATTTCAGATATAAAACTCAATCTGAAGCCCAGGTGGGCGACAAGGCTGAAATACACATTATTTCGCATCAAAAGGATTATTTAACGCTTATCGAGGAGCTCGAGTTGTTTAA
Encoded proteins:
- a CDS encoding GAF domain-containing protein, which encodes MENSSEKVCVTIIEHDEEILKSIAQPIRSCGFDISDKEGCVVIAGLTLSEDELRELAGKEDFFVLIVGGDPHREFRRIIASSPKAIPIRLEDTGNLCDTILAVYFLSHISPKEHREALQKDNEAIQERLRETSEKLKRQYQALHMIIELTDTLQRETKLDRILHILLTAITAREGLQFNRAFLLLIDEKEGTLVGKYAIGPSTPEEAQRIWANLPTHPRTLSETLRAYYEVFENEDAKINETIKKFRIPLDSNHFLLRVLNEGSAVLVSPDNKELWDETADIRETLGSPFFAVVPLRTLEKPQGVIIVDNLVTKKPITESDLELLRAVANHASFAIERSMLTEELQKSYQELEKAYAELRENQEKLVLAEKLSAVGTIAAQIAHEIRNPIVAIGGFARAILRDYDLDENLREKLEIILEETQKIERTIQDALDFSKFSEPEKSLCEIGKTIQDVIIFFEPEIAEKKITVTYEIADDIPKFEYDEQLIRQVLINLFRNSISVLGEGGKIGIKAYKEGEYCWIEFSDNGPGIPEGVGDKIFQPFFTTKPTGTGLGLSISAQIIEAHKGEIWYKNNPVGGVTFYIRLPLKSDEKKGDNK
- the gmk gene encoding guanylate kinase is translated as MIKTRKGLLVILSSPSGGGKTSVYKGLLSRHEDFLYSISVTTRPKRADEKDGVDYFFVSDDEFDTMIEKKEFVEWAWVHGYRYGTLKKFVDKALVEGRVMLFDVDVQGAESIRKAYPQHSVRIFIIPPTKEELERRLRARGTDPEETILVRLKNADEEVKHAPYYDYIVVNDELSRCIDDVEKIISAELMRPFRVLPVGNWEING